GCCAAATCAGCCAGTGGCTTTCGCCGATATAATCCTGCCAGGAAATATGCGCAAACAGCAGCATCACTACCAGCACCAGCGGCGTCAGTACCAGCGGCATCAGCACCAGCTTACGCCAGCGCCGGTAAAGTCGTTTATTAAGAAAATAGATGCAGAGCGTGGCGATAAAACAGAGCAGGCTAAGTATGAGATCAATCATGGCGCACCTGCTTACGCTGCGCCAGCCGAATTTCCAGCCGGTAAACGCGATCAACCACCAGCGCCGTAGCGCTTAACACCATTATTGTACTGAGAGCAATGACCACGCAGATGCGCCAGCCTTCCACTTTCAGCAAATCACCGTAGTTCACCACTGCCACTACTGCCGGGACGAAAAACAGCAGCATCTCAGCGAGCAACCAGTTACCGCCTGCCTTGACCCATTTCAGTGGGATAATGCGCAGCATAATCAACGCCAGCATTAACACCATCCCGACAATATTGGCCGGTAGCGGCAAATGCAGCCAGCTCACCAGCTGCTGGGCAAAAATAAACAGGACGATATAAATACCCACCTGTAACGGTACCTGCAAACGCTGTAGCCAGCCTGTGCGTTGCGGGCTTATCGCAACTGCCATAATTT
The sequence above is a segment of the Mixta intestinalis genome. Coding sequences within it:
- a CDS encoding CidA/LrgA family protein — translated: MAVAISPQRTGWLQRLQVPLQVGIYIVLFIFAQQLVSWLHLPLPANIVGMVLMLALIMLRIIPLKWVKAGGNWLLAEMLLFFVPAVVAVVNYGDLLKVEGWRICVVIALSTIMVLSATALVVDRVYRLEIRLAQRKQVRHD